GATTCTGAGCGTCTCCACGGGGTCGGCGGAAAGCGGGATGAAGGGGAAGAGCTCCTGGAGCTTGCTCACCACGAAGATGCGCCAGCTGAACAGCACCGCCGCCGTGATGGCCGCCCCGGCGAAGCCGAAGAACATCCCTTCCAGGATGAAGGGCCAGTGGATGAAGCCTTCGCTCGCCCCCACCAGCTGCATGATCTCGATCTCGCGCCGGCGGTTCTGGACCGCGAGGCGGATGGTGTTGCCGATGACCGCGAGCGTCGCCATCAAGAGCAGGCCGGTGACGACGAGGCCCAACAGCTGGGTGAAGCCCGCGATCTGCTGGATCTTGGCGAGCAGCTCGCGCCCGTACTTGAGGTCCTCGACCGCCGAGAGCTTCGAGATCCGCTCGGCGACGGCCGGGGTGGCGTCAGGGTCGGTCATCTTGACCCGCAGGGTGTTGGGCAGCGGGTTCTCGACCAGGTTCTCGAAGCGGAACTCCGACTGCATCTCGCTCTGGAGGTTCTTCCATGCCTCCTCGCGGGTGATGAGGTCCACCGAGGCGACATCCGGCAGCTGGCGGATGAGCGAGGCCGTCGCGTTGGGGCCCGCGTCGTCCCTGAGGAAGACCATGATCTCGATCTTGGAGCCGACCGAGCGCGCCAGGGCGTTGAGGTCCTCCGAGAGCAGCCAGAAGCCGCCCAGGATCGAGAGCGAGACCGCCATGGTCACGATCACCACCCAGCTCATCCAGAGCGAGCGGGTGATCGAGGCGAGGGCTTCCTCGCAGATGAATTCGAACTGTCGCCAGAGGCGCTTAATTGACTCCAACCGAGTAGACTCCCTTCGCCTGGTCCAGGACCAGGCGCCCGTTATCGATGGTGACGACGCGGCGCCGCATGTTGTCGACGACCAGCTTGTTGTGGGTGGCGACCACGACCGTGGTGCCGTGCATGTTGATCTTGGTCAAAAGCCGCATGATCTCCCAGGACGTCTCGGGGTCCAGGTTGCCCGTCGGCTCGTCCGCCAGCAAGAGCGGGGGGGTGTTGACGATGGCGCGCGCGAGGCAGACCCGCTGCTGCTGGCCCCCCGAGAGCTGGTGGGGCAGCGCGTCCGAGTAGTCGCGCAGGCCGACCAGGTCCAGCGAGGACCTGACCCGCTTCTCGAGCTCGTTGCGGGCCGTGCCCTGGATCTTGAGGGCGAAGGCCACGTTCTCCCGGACCGTCCGCTGCGGCAGGAGCTTGTAGTCCTGGAACACCACCCCGATGCGCTGGCGCAGGGTCGAGAGCTGGCGGTGGGGCAGGCGGCTCACGTCCACCCCCCCCACCATGATCTGGCCCGAAGTGGGGAGCTCGGATCGGTAGAGCAGCTTGAGCAGCGTGGACTTGCCCGCGCCGGAAGGCCCGACCAGGAAGACGAACTCGCCGCTCTGGACCTCGAGGTTGAGGCCGACCAGGGCCTTGACCCCGGTGGGGTAGATCTTTGAAACCTGCTTGATCCGAATCACGCCCGGTTCTCTCCTAACTTCTCGCTCAAGACCAGCCAAGCGAAGCGGGGCAGCGTCGCGCTCATGCGCCTCCAGCGCCAGGGCTCCTGGATGAGGCGGAAGAGCCATTCGAGGTGAAGGCGCCTGAAGGCCAATGGCGCCCGCTTGACCCGATCCGCGAGCACGTCGAAGCTGCCGCCGACCCCCATCGCGACGGGGACCCCGAGGAGCGCCTGGTGTTCTTGGATCCACTTCTCCTGCCGGGGCACGCCGAGCGCCACCAGCAGCACGTCGGGCCGCGCCGCGCGGATCTCCTCGAAGATGGCGCCCTCCTCTTCCGGAGCGAAGAAGCCCGAGCGGACACCGGCGATTTCAAGGCCCGGGTAGCGCGCCGTCAGCGTCGCGGCGGCCGTGGCGGCGACCCCCTCGCCCGCCCCGAACAGGTACATGCGCTTGCCGTTTGCCGCGCACCACTCGGCCATGTGGCCCACGAACTCGACCCCGGCGAGCTTCTGGACCGGCCGGCCCTGGCGCCGGATGGCCCAGACCACCCCCGAGCCGTCGGGCAGGACCAGCCCCGCCCCGCGCAGGACGTCGCCCAGCTCGGGGTCCGCCATGCCCTGGATGGCCATCTCGGCGTTGATGGTCACCACCTGCAGCGGCTGGGCGGGTGTGGCCGCCTGGACCCGCGCGATCGCGTCGTCGACGCCGAGCGGATCGATCGGAAAACCGAGGACGTTGACTCTCACGTTATACCCCCCTGCCGGGCGCATCAACCGCGCCGGCGGCCCTCGGCAGGCCGAGAAGCGCCTCGATCGCCTCGAAGTTGAGCCGCGCCTTGGCGCGCCAGGTCTCGCTCACTCCTGCCATCAGCGCCGCGCGCGCCTCGCGCGCGCTCCACGCCGAGCGCAGCAGGTCCTCGAAGCTGCGGGCGTCGTCCAGGTCGCTGAGGCTGGGGACCGCCGGGAAGTTCCACTGGCTGCACAGGTGGGCCACCTTGGGGTCGTAGACCAGGCCCAGGGCCGGCACCCCCGAGGCGGCGGCCATGATGAGCGCGTGAAGGCGCATGCCGACCACGAGGTCCATCCGGCCGATGAGCCCCATCATCTCGGCGGGGCTCAAAGGGGTCTTGAGCTGGGCGACGGGCGCGTGGTGCCCCTCGGGGCGGTATTCCAGGCAGGCGCGCAGCTCCTCGGTGATCCGCCCGTCGCCGGGCAGCTGGAACGGAAGGAGCACCACCTGGGCGTCGTGGTCGACGGCGACCTGGGTGAGGGCGCTGGTGAGGACCTTGAACTGGCGCTCGTACCAGGTATGCCAGGGACGCAGGGCGACCGCGATGGTGGGTCGGCCGGGCTCGATGCCGATGGCCTCCGCGATCGCGTCGATGCGCGCGGAAGGCGCGCTCTCGAGGCACAGCACCGGATCGGCCGCGAGGGTGAGGCGATCCTTTCGGATGCCGAGCTCGCGCAGGAGGTCGTAGCTCGCCTGATCCCGCACGGTCAGGGCCCTGGCCGAGGAGAAGGCGAAGCGGGTCAGCATGCGGCTCAGGGGCTGGCTGAGCGGGCCGACCCCCTGGCCGAAGACCATGTTGGGCACGCCCAGCAGGCGCGCCATGGTCATCAGGCCGCCGTAGTAGGGGACCGAGACGAGGCCCGTCACGTCCTGCATGAGGCCGCCGCCGCCGCTGAGGAAGAGGCTCGCCCCGCGCAGCTCGCGGGCGATCGCCTTGAGGTCCAGGCGGGAGACGGCGCGCACGCCGAAGGCCGCCTCGGTCTGCTCGGGGTTTGCCGACAGCACGACGAGCTCGCAGCGCTGGCCCAGCTGCTGGACGATGGTCGCGAGGATGGCCTCGTCTCCGAGGTTGCCGAAGCCGTAGTAGCCTGAAACGACGATCCGGTGCAATAGTCTCTCCTGCCCCGATCCGGGTGCCGAGCGTTCGCCGGGGCTCTTACCCGTCAAAGACACAATTGTACCAGGATTAGAGCGCCTGACGAAACTGTTCCTGCCAGCCGCCCTCGGCGGCCAGAGGCTATCTCCTGCCTGGTTTTGTCAGGTACCCTTGAAGCGCCCTGTTCAGCTCTCCATCAACTGCTGAGCGAGCGCTGCGCTCACGGCCTGCACGTCGCAGAAGCCCAGCTGGATGAGCACCTGGCCCAGCATGTGTCCGGTGACGGTCTGCTCGGCAAGCGCCACCTGCAGCTGCTCGGGAGACAGGGCGCCGCGCTCGAGCAGGATCCGGCCCAAGCGGGTCTCCTGCAGCTTCAGGCGCAGGGTCTCGCGGACCTGCTCGGCCGTCACGAGCCCCAGCTCGACCAGGATCTCGGTGAGCTGCCGCTCGGGCTGGGCAGCGAGCACCGAGAAGGCCCGCTCCAGCCCCGCGTGGTCGATGAGCCCGCGACGCAGGAAGATGGCGCCGGTTCGCTTCTCGGCGCTCTGCTGGGCGAGGGCCCAGTCCACGACCTCGGCCGTGGAGGCGCCCGCCTCGATCAAGAGCTCGCCGAGCATTCGTCCGGCCCGGGTCTGGGCCTCGAGCGCCGCTTGAAGGTCCGTGAGCGCGATCGCCTCGATCCTTAGCAGGATCTGCCCGAGCCGGGCGTCGCGCAGCTGCTCCTTGAGGGCCGCGTCCACGGCCTCGAAGGTCGTGAGGCCCATCTCGACCAGGCTCTCGCCGAGCTTCTGGCCGGGAGTCCGCTGCGCGAGGGCGGCCTCCAGGTCCTCTTGGCCAAGGGCGCCGGCGCGGATCAAGAGGGCGCCGAGGCGGGTGTCTTCGGTGGGCTCCAGGCGGTTGCTCATGCGCTCCTCGCTGCAGTGGGGCGGAATGGGCTCAGTTTATCAGCCGCTTCTTCGGGCCACAACTCCGGCCCCTCGCAAATGGTACAATGCCCCCATGCGCCCGCGTCACACCATCGCCGTCGCCCTTGCTGCGACCATCCTCATGCTCGGTGCCTCAGCCGGCTACGCCGACGTCCCCGATGACAAGTCCGGGCGCGTGCGCGAGTACAAGGAACGCCACTTCGAGCTGACCACCCCGTCGAGCCACAGCTACGAGATCCGGCAGGGCGAGGGCACCGCCTCGGTGAGGGTGGGCGATCGCGCCCTCGTCGAGCGCACCGACGATCAGGAGCTCAGCGAGCGCCTTGTTGGCGCCGAGCGCACCCGCGCAGCCTGGCAGCTTGCCTGGGGAGTGGCCATCCCGCTAGGCCTGTTCGTCTTCTACGACAACTTCCTGGGCAAGCCGCGCCCGACAGGGGAGGGCCTGTCCCAGCTGCCTGCCCCGGTCGTCTCCTTCTATCCGGGCAATGACCTTCGCTCGTATGCGATCGCAGCCCTCGGCGCGGTGGCCGCGGGCTACGGGGCCGGCAACGTGGGCTCCTGGGCCGCCGAGCGATTCGGCTGGGCGTTCCCCAACCTGCTCTCCCAGGACGACGCCAAGCGCGGCGTCAAGCGGGCAAATGATCGCCTGCTCGACGAGCTCGCCCTGGTGCCCGCGGACCTGCTGGCTGCGAGCACCAGCGTCGCGACCGCAGAGACGACCGAGAGCGCCAGCGCCTCCGCTACCCTCCGGGGGGAGACCGGCAGCGCCGCCCACTACCTCGAGAAGGCCGCCTCGACCCTGCACAACCAGCGGGGCGAGGGCTATCGCCTCTACCTGGTCTACACCAAGGACCTCGCCGACAAGTCCGGCAAGCTCCAGAACGGCAGCTGGCGCTACCTCTTCTACAACTCCCAGAAGCTCGAGGCGATGGAGGTCGCGGTGCCGATCTTCGGGGCGAGCCCGACGGTGGGCCCCGCGCCGGACGCCTTCAAGGAGTGGCGGACCGGGACCAACCTGGCCGACACCTGGAAGGTCGACAGCCCCAAGGCCATGACCGATCTCCAGAACGCCCTGGTCGAGCGCGGGGTGCCCTGGCTCACCGAGGACACGACCATGATCCTCTATCCGCGCTACGGCAACTTCCAGACGCCCATCTGGCTGCTGGATCAGGGCCAGGGTCCCCTGTCGCTCGGCGTGGGGATCGACGCGGCCTCCGGCCTCGTGGTCGATCTCAAGCAGGCGGGACTGGGCCTCGGCGCCGGCATGAACCCGGGCGGCGGCAAGTAAGATAAAGCTTCAATTAAGCTTTGGCGAGGGATCGTCAGCATCCCCCTCCCCGGCGCGACAACTCCCACTGGAGCCCGATCCTTCTTTGCGCGAGGCTGTTGCCCATGGCCATCCGATCGAATCCGACCGTCCTTCGCTCGCCCGTTCGCCCGGCCTCCTTCGCCGCGCCGGTCGCCGCTCAGGGGGACGTGACGCCGGCCCTTCCCGCCAAGAGCGACGCCCCTGCGCTGCCCGACCC
This is a stretch of genomic DNA from Pantanalinema sp.. It encodes these proteins:
- the csaB gene encoding polysaccharide pyruvyl transferase CsaB, with the translated sequence MHRIVVSGYYGFGNLGDEAILATIVQQLGQRCELVVLSANPEQTEAAFGVRAVSRLDLKAIARELRGASLFLSGGGGLMQDVTGLVSVPYYGGLMTMARLLGVPNMVFGQGVGPLSQPLSRMLTRFAFSSARALTVRDQASYDLLRELGIRKDRLTLAADPVLCLESAPSARIDAIAEAIGIEPGRPTIAVALRPWHTWYERQFKVLTSALTQVAVDHDAQVVLLPFQLPGDGRITEELRACLEYRPEGHHAPVAQLKTPLSPAEMMGLIGRMDLVVGMRLHALIMAAASGVPALGLVYDPKVAHLCSQWNFPAVPSLSDLDDARSFEDLLRSAWSAREARAALMAGVSETWRAKARLNFEAIEALLGLPRAAGAVDAPGRGV
- a CDS encoding WecB/TagA/CpsF family glycosyltransferase produces the protein MRVNVLGFPIDPLGVDDAIARVQAATPAQPLQVVTINAEMAIQGMADPELGDVLRGAGLVLPDGSGVVWAIRRQGRPVQKLAGVEFVGHMAEWCAANGKRMYLFGAGEGVAATAAATLTARYPGLEIAGVRSGFFAPEEEGAIFEEIRAARPDVLLVALGVPRQEKWIQEHQALLGVPVAMGVGGSFDVLADRVKRAPLAFRRLHLEWLFRLIQEPWRWRRMSATLPRFAWLVLSEKLGENRA
- the ftsX gene encoding permease-like cell division protein FtsX, with protein sequence MESIKRLWRQFEFICEEALASITRSLWMSWVVIVTMAVSLSILGGFWLLSEDLNALARSVGSKIEIMVFLRDDAGPNATASLIRQLPDVASVDLITREEAWKNLQSEMQSEFRFENLVENPLPNTLRVKMTDPDATPAVAERISKLSAVEDLKYGRELLAKIQQIAGFTQLLGLVVTGLLLMATLAVIGNTIRLAVQNRRREIEIMQLVGASEGFIHWPFILEGMFFGFAGAAITAAVLFSWRIFVVSKLQELFPFIPLSADPVETLRIVGYLAAIGMGIGAVGSLFSVTRNLHRKPS
- the ftsE gene encoding cell division ATP-binding protein FtsE, which translates into the protein MIRIKQVSKIYPTGVKALVGLNLEVQSGEFVFLVGPSGAGKSTLLKLLYRSELPTSGQIMVGGVDVSRLPHRQLSTLRQRIGVVFQDYKLLPQRTVRENVAFALKIQGTARNELEKRVRSSLDLVGLRDYSDALPHQLSGGQQQRVCLARAIVNTPPLLLADEPTGNLDPETSWEIMRLLTKINMHGTTVVVATHNKLVVDNMRRRVVTIDNGRLVLDQAKGVYSVGVN